The Deltaproteobacteria bacterium genomic interval GAGCGCGTAGGGCGGGCCCTCGCCGAAGCGAACGATCCACGAGGTGTCCGTCGACACGTTCGGCGGAAGCGAGAGCGCAGTCACCGCCGGCCCGGAGGGGATCGTGTCGCCATCGGTGGCGACGAAGATCTCGGTCGCGGACTCCGTGTCGCCGAGCGCGGCGAGCGGAGCCAGGAAGCGGGGTCGCTCCGGTCCGGGCGCCAGGAAGAGCAGACCGCGGTCGCGCGGCCGCGAAGCCAGATCGTTGATCAGGAGCTCCGCCGCCTCGCCGGCGAAGTCGCGCGGCAACCACTGAGCCCGGTCGAGCAGGCGCGCGCCGATCGCCGAGAGCGGCGTCTCGGGCTGGATTCCCAGCTCGTGCACGACGCTCTGGTGCTCCTCGTGGACACGCCGCTGCGCGGCGGCCGCGAGCGCCTCGAGCGTCTCGCCGTCCGTCGGGGAGTTGGCCACTCCAAGCGCCGGGCTCGCCGAGAGGCGGGCCTCGCCGAGCACGTCCCGCAGGCGCTGCGCGATCCGTCGCTTCAGCACGACACCACCGAGCGAGTCGGTATCCGTCACCAGCACCCAGAAGCGGCGCCCTTCCTCGGCCGCGAGCACGTCGGTCGTGCGCAGCGTGCGCCGGAAGGCCGTCACGATCGCGGGCAGGATCGCGAAATCCCTCTCGGCGTCGAAGTTCTCGAGGTCCACGCAGAGCAGCGACAGGCGACGGCCGAAGCGGTGCGCCTTGTGCACCTCGGTCCGGCCGACCTCTTCGAGAAACTCGCGGCCCGGCAGCCCCGTTCGGCCGTCGCGGAAGCTCGAGCTGACCAGCCGCACGCGCTCCTGTGCGACCTCCAGGGCCAGCGACGCGACCTCGCCGAGCTGCGCCGCGAGCTCGTGCTCGCGCGCCCCGAATCCCGTCGCTCCCTGTGCCGAGAGCCGCGCCAGCCCGATCAAACGTCCCTCGCGCGTGAACGGAACCAGCAGGGACGGCAAGCCGGCGCCGGCGCCCGGCTCGACGACGGGGCGACCCTCGAGCAGCGTCGCGGCGAGGGGGCCCGATTCCGCCTTGCGGACCTCGGCCGTGGCCACGGCCGGCGGCTCGCCAACGACGAGCGTGCGACCGAGCTCGCCTTCGGGGCGCGGCTCGGCCCAGATCTCGACCGTTCGTGCGCGAGTCTCGAGCTCGAGCAGCTCGGCAAGCCGGCGCGCGACGCCCTCGGTCGATCGCTCGCCGAAGAGCGCGACCGACCGCTCGAGGACGGAGATGCGCCCCATCAGCCGCAGGTTCTCGTCGATCAG includes:
- a CDS encoding diguanylate cyclase; translation: MAPKARILAIDDQLYFRSFVEGVLSEAGHAVRAAESEGKLASALGAGDAPDLLIFDPLQVGPDVPGAVARMRARWPAAALLAVSSSVDPRWGVAALRAGSGDCLQKPVERKALLDAVARLLKPLRADVAESGLIDENLRLMGRISVLERSVALFGERSTEGVARRLAELLELETRARTVEIWAEPRPEGELGRTLVVGEPPAVATAEVRKAESGPLAATLLEGRPVVEPGAGAGLPSLLVPFTREGRLIGLARLSAQGATGFGAREHELAAQLGEVASLALEVAQERVRLVSSSFRDGRTGLPGREFLEEVGRTEVHKAHRFGRRLSLLCVDLENFDAERDFAILPAIVTAFRRTLRTTDVLAAEEGRRFWVLVTDTDSLGGVVLKRRIAQRLRDVLGEARLSASPALGVANSPTDGETLEALAAAAQRRVHEEHQSVVHELGIQPETPLSAIGARLLDRAQWLPRDFAGEAAELLINDLASRPRDRGLLFLAPGPERPRFLAPLAALGDTESATEIFVATDGDTIPSGPAVTALSLPPNVSTDTSWIVRFGEGPPYALVAGKPRSDGARPIYHSNDPVLIEHMTFRLRAETGFGVRG